Part of the Natrinema sp. CBA1119 genome, ATAACACATCCTGATAAAACTGAGGATGTGTAAGATACTGAGTGGTCCCGGTTTAAATCCGATAAGGCTCATCCACCACTCTTCTCTCTCATATTTCTCGCGACGGCTACCAGCAGCATCGCCTATTTTCTTCTTTCTGTCTCTTACCTACTGCACCCGGTTGTATAAATCGATAATATTATAATAGGCCGAGTAATGAGGGGGAATTGCATGATGGAGAATGTCACCCATGAAGATGAAGATAATCAACTTTCCAACGACGTTCTATTTGATGTTCTATCGCATGAACGGCGGCGATTCGCCCTGTATTGTCTTAAGCGATACCAAACCCCGATTTCACTCGTCGATCTGGCGGACGAAGTAGCACGGTTAGAGTATGATGCTGAAACACCCCTTCAGGTCTCAGGTGAAGACGTTAAGGAGATCTACTTGCACCTCTATCATTCGCATATCCCGAGGATGGAGGAAGCGAATCTCCTCAAATACTCCCAAGAAAATGACACGGTGTATCTCAAGAGTGATATCTCCGACCTAAAGCCGGGAAAATTCATATAGACTACTCATAGTGATCATGTCGTTCGACGACTTCGCCGAAGGCCACATTCGGGCTGACGTCTTGATCTCGATCGTCACTCTTTCATGGACTTCGGTATCAGGGACGATGACAATGTATCCTCGTTCGACGCGGGCGATGCCGTCTCCCTGTTCACCGATATCTTCGATCTCAACTGTTTGCTGTTCACCTACTTCGACTGGCGGCCCAGGATCAGTATGGTCCTGCTTCCGGGACTGCTCTTTATTCTCGGCCTGCTCTTCTGGCGGAGAAGTGTCGGACTGAATTAATGCCGCATGATACATCTCGTTTGTTTGTATCGAGGCAGTGGAACTGGACTGTTCGACCAGCTACGAGTGTGAACCCGGGTACGAATCGGCCAAGATCACTATTGCCTAAGTGACGGGGGAGGATGCCATCGATCTCTGGCTTTGCGTTCAGCTGTTCCAGTTGCTGTGTGTGGTCTGGTGACTTCCTCTCCACCCTACTCGCACACGGCTGACGCCGTTCGCTCCTTGAGGATGGGGCTTCCTGTTTCCACGACGCGCTTTGCAGGAACCGAACAGGTTCCCGTAGGGAGCGCAGTCTCCGCAGGCGTTGATTCGGGACAGCCCGTCCCTACTTGCTTCAGACCGCGTACCAAGATGTTGTAGGCCGCATTCCAGTCCCTGTCCGCCGTGAAGCCACAGGAGGGACAGGAGTGTTCGCGAACCCACAGCGGTTTGTCGGTCGAGACACCGCAGGCCGCACATTCTTTGGTCGTTCCGGCCGGATCGACGGCCACGAAGTGCGTGCCTTCGCGCTCGCACTTGCACTCGAGCATCCGCAGGAACGTTCCCCACGCTGCTCCGGCACGGTTCCGGCTGTTCGACGGGAGTTCCATCAGACCCTTCGCGTCGAGGTCTTCGACGGCGACGAGATCGTACTCTCGAGCGTAGTAGTTCGAGAGTTTGTGCAAGAAGTCGCGGCGCTTTCGTTGTCCTCGATTCCGATGGGTGGGGAAACCATTGGTTCCTGACAGGGAGGAAGAAGTCTTGAAAGCATCGCCGATAACAGAGAAAGCCATCACGCTACGGTTTTGATAGCCTTTCTAAGAAAGTAGCTTTCAGAACCATCTTTCATAATTAGAGAGTGCTAGTTTGATACTGGTCCGCTAGAGATACCTTTACAACATGACTGAACCAGTAGAGACTATTGAAATTCAGAACGTTGTTGCATCGACGGGTATCGAGCAAGAGCTGAATCTTGAACAGTTAGGGCTTGATCTTGGGGAAGCTGACTATGACCCTGAGAATTTTCCTGGACTTGTATACCGGACACAGGACCCGAAAGCTGCTGCCCTCATTTTTCGGTCGGGAAAGATTGTCTGTACAGGAGCAAACAGCGAAGAGACAGCACGCGGATCACTTAGCATAGTCTTCGATGAATTACGTGATCTCGGAATTGATGTCGCTGAGTCACCACCAATCGAGGTGCAGAATATTGTTGCAAGCGTCGACTTCGGTCACCGTCTCAACCTGACTGCGATCGCCATCGGTCTTGGACTCGAGAATATTGAGTATGAACCGGAACAGTTCCCTGGACTGGTGTACCGTCTTGATGAGCCATCAGTCGTCGTGCTGCTCTTTGGAAGTGGGAAAGCCGTCGTCACTGGGGCTAAGACCACTGACGATGTGACCGAGGCAACTAAGGCTGTTGAGACAAGGCTCACGGACTTAGGCCTATTTGAGTGATGTCAGCCGGAGACTGGGTTAGAAAACAGATTCTCCTTGTTTCACGACAGTATCACTCTGTCCCATCAATCAATTCCGTGGTGATATTAGCATTGCTATCAACATGTACGTTGTATCCGCAATAGGTGAAAGAAATACTCCCTTCACGTTCGAGACTTGCCGAAGCCGTCGACTGAAAAAGTGAATTCAATGCATCAGGATCAATTACAGAATGCAGAGGTGGCGATAGTTGAGTGGGACTTGTTCCTTCGCGATTAGCAATTTCTTCAACGATTTTCGTACCCAGATTCGGTGTAGACTGCTCTTGGTGATACGTCGCTTGAGGCATTAACAGGTGATATTTCGGCATCGTCACTCTCAAATCTACCGCAGCATTATGCGGTCGATTAAATAGGGGTAAAAAGAGAAGAAGTTCTACCAACTACTTACCATGAATTAAAGTGTTGCTTGAACATCTTTGCCTTAATTGTTCTCAGGTGCGAGGACAGGGTTGATGGTGTAATGCCAAGCTCCTCGGCAACCTCTTCAGCGTCGGCCCCCTCCGGGTCAAAATAACCCATCTCCGTTGCAGTTTGACCGACTTCGTGCTGACGGTCAGTTAGTTGAATATGAACACCTGTTCCTGCAGTTTTACTCTGATCATCGTCACCGTATATTTTATTTATTTCACACTCCACATCTTCTTGTTCACAATACGTCTGAAAGTTCGCAAGTTGGCTCCTATCTGCCGCATGTAATCGAAGCCGCCATCCGCTATCAGCATTTACAACATCAAGAATACGCAAACCACGTTCAGCCATTTCCGGCGTGATAACTTTCACCTCAGAACTAAGACGTACACGATAGATACGATGGTCATTGAATTTGGAGATAGATTCCCAATCAGTTACTGTAGAATCCGAGTCAAGCTCTGATTCAAATGTTTGATATGAGGGTGTCTTTACTGAGTAGAATAACACTGGCGAATCAGAGAATGTTGCTGGCTGAGATTCGATTTCGATATGGAGGTCTGGTACGGCATCAAGTGTCGAAGTTAATGTAAGGTCTGGATGTTTAACCGTAATTTCAGCGATATAACTTGCCACCATGCGTGTGACACGGCAACAAGGATCAGGAAAAGTATTTTGAAGTCGTATTGCTCTCGTATCTATCGGGAACAAAATACCGTGGAGGAAGATGATAACTCATGAGTTGTATTTTGTCTAGTTTGACACGAATATAACTGTGGCAGTTAATCTCATCACGTTATACAAGGGCCGACGCGGAAGGATAACATATGCCTCATTGTAGTGACTGTGACGCGTTTATCACCCGGGACTTTATCCGAGTATTCGGTATTGATGGCGAGGTCCACGGCTGTCCGAACTGTATGACTTATCGAGAGCTACAGGTTGGAAGTGGTGTGTCGTCAGAGCAGACGTAACCTTGTCTAATCACGAATCGATCACGCCATCTTATGCAAGTCGAAATAAGCAGCGTCGTACTGAACGAGGCCTCTCAGGGCTGTCGGATCCACGCTACATGTTCTTCTCTGGGTCGCGGCCAAGCACACTGGCCACAGATTTAACGCGATCCTCGGCGTGCTGATCACTTCCTTGGTCGTCAACTTCAACGGATGTGATAATTCGATCGGCCTCAACTGCATTGTGTGCCGCTTGGATTGCTTCGAATACCTCATCGACGTCGTTGGCTTCGATGACCGTGTCTGTTGCGGTCATTTTGTATGAGATATCGAACTCGTCTAGTGCGTCGATAGCCTGTGCGATGTCTTCGGACAGACTTCCGTCGTGGACTGGGATGACCTCGAATCTGGCGATGATAGTCATGAGTTTTCACCTCTAAATGTGCATGGTGGGGTCGACTACCCACGTAGCACGGTTGTAGTACGAGAACAGTGTCAATAGAGATTCGGAGCCATCAAAACTTCTGTCTGTATATTTGATTTAAGCCCTTTTAGAAACCTTGTTAAAAAACCGCATAGCTGTAGAGATACCCCGTCCACCGGCCGTGTTAGAGACATATTTTCCTATCTACCGTCCTCCCAGAACCTCTAAGCTCGAAAATTGAAGAGGATAGTCAGGAAATGGTCATTAGATCTAGCGGTTTGATGTATTTCAAGTACTCTATACGGGCTGCATCCCGGTCGACACGGGTGTAGAGATCCATCGTCTCTTGTTCAGCATCTCCACGAATATATTGCAGGAAGTGATTCTTCATACCCTGATTTCGCATCAGTGAGGTGAACACGGTTCGGAAGGTATGCGGTGTGAACCTCTTCTGGAACCGGGTTTCACCTTCCTCCATTACATCTGCTTTGACAGCTGCACGGCGGATGCTTCGCCGCATCCACTTCTTCCCCAGTTTGTTCCCATAGATCGATGGGAAGAGATACTCACCGTCTCGAGAGGATACGAACTGGTAGCGTTCGATCGCTTGCTTGAGTTCCTCATCGATCGGTATTACGGTCTGTTTCCCGCCTTTCCGTACACGGAGCCGGATGAATCCGTCCTCTAAGAGCAAGTCATCGTACTTGATTGAGATGGCTTCATCGATTCGACACCCGGTTTTCGCCAGTATTGTTGAGACCAGTTTGTCCCGCGGATCATCGATAGCGTGAATG contains:
- a CDS encoding TATA-box-binding protein gives rise to the protein MTEPVETIEIQNVVASTGIEQELNLEQLGLDLGEADYDPENFPGLVYRTQDPKAAALIFRSGKIVCTGANSEETARGSLSIVFDELRDLGIDVAESPPIEVQNIVASVDFGHRLNLTAIAIGLGLENIEYEPEQFPGLVYRLDEPSVVVLLFGSGKAVVTGAKTTDDVTEATKAVETRLTDLGLFE
- a CDS encoding HalOD1 output domain-containing protein, which translates into the protein MVELLLFLPLFNRPHNAAVDLRVTMPKYHLLMPQATYHQEQSTPNLGTKIVEEIANREGTSPTQLSPPLHSVIDPDALNSLFQSTASASLEREGSISFTYCGYNVHVDSNANITTELIDGTE
- a CDS encoding helix-turn-helix domain-containing protein produces the protein MVASYIAEITVKHPDLTLTSTLDAVPDLHIEIESQPATFSDSPVLFYSVKTPSYQTFESELDSDSTVTDWESISKFNDHRIYRVRLSSEVKVITPEMAERGLRILDVVNADSGWRLRLHAADRSQLANFQTYCEQEDVECEINKIYGDDDQSKTAGTGVHIQLTDRQHEVGQTATEMGYFDPEGADAEEVAEELGITPSTLSSHLRTIKAKMFKQHFNSW
- a CDS encoding thiamine-binding protein, producing MTIIARFEVIPVHDGSLSEDIAQAIDALDEFDISYKMTATDTVIEANDVDEVFEAIQAAHNAVEADRIITSVEVDDQGSDQHAEDRVKSVASVLGRDPEKNM